From the genome of Virgibacillus proomii, one region includes:
- the truB gene encoding tRNA pseudouridine(55) synthase TruB, producing the protein MDGILPLWKPKGFTSHDCVYKVRKLFGTKKVGHTGTLDPDAEGVLPICIGKATKIVPFLTDTKKVYKAELKLGIATTTEDASGEIIAQKAVSNVPTEDEINTVFAKFTGEIEQVPPMYSAVKVKGKKLYEYARNNETVERPIRRVKIYELVLLSPPDQTNHALTFRVSCSKGTYIRTLCVDIGKELGYPSHMSLLIREATGAFSHKNAVTFATIEEAVKRKQETELLYPIQAGLPHLDQYFVDQETAKKVFHGQKLPRIMNVKTDPFIMMHKNEAVAIYKIHPDQPEYIKPIRVFSR; encoded by the coding sequence CATCCCATGATTGTGTATACAAAGTGCGTAAATTATTTGGCACAAAAAAAGTTGGACATACAGGAACGCTGGATCCAGATGCAGAAGGTGTTTTACCGATTTGTATTGGTAAAGCAACGAAAATAGTGCCATTTTTAACAGATACCAAAAAGGTTTATAAAGCTGAGTTGAAATTAGGGATAGCTACAACGACAGAAGATGCATCAGGAGAGATTATTGCACAGAAAGCGGTAAGCAATGTTCCAACCGAAGATGAAATTAATACCGTATTTGCTAAGTTTACCGGAGAAATAGAACAGGTCCCCCCAATGTACTCTGCAGTGAAAGTAAAGGGAAAAAAGTTATACGAGTACGCAAGAAATAATGAAACTGTGGAACGGCCAATACGTCGTGTGAAAATATATGAACTAGTATTGCTGTCTCCGCCTGATCAAACAAATCATGCGTTAACTTTTCGGGTTAGTTGTTCAAAAGGAACGTATATACGTACACTATGCGTTGATATTGGAAAAGAGTTAGGATATCCGTCCCATATGTCTTTACTAATCAGAGAAGCCACAGGTGCATTTTCCCACAAAAATGCAGTAACATTTGCTACAATAGAAGAGGCTGTCAAGCGGAAGCAAGAAACAGAGCTACTATATCCTATTCAAGCTGGATTACCGCATTTGGATCAATACTTTGTTGACCAAGAGACAGCAAAAAAAGTGTTTCACGGGCAAAAACTACCACGTATAATGAACGTGAAGACGGATCCTTTTATAATGATGCATAAAAATGAAGCTGTAGCAATTTATAAAATACATCCCGATCAACCAGAATATATCAAACCAATCCGTGTATTTAGTAGATAA